The Gillisia sp. Hel_I_86 genome has a segment encoding these proteins:
- a CDS encoding MMPL family transporter, with product MFNFNRYLKQHKFLAIFSGILILSLLIFLASKISLEEDITSLIPEGAQQDMLKKVLDQTEFSDKIILTISSTSEEGSPEELTKYAQGFIDRINSDLPEYVKNIQGKVPEEGILEIYDFVYNNLPLFLNNSDYEKINNWLEIDTIQQRLKDDYKSIISPTGLVTKDFIFKDPLSFTNLGLKKLEELQVGDEFKLYNSYLLTKDEKHLLLFLSPTFPASETDKNSIFIEKLKEIQNSLNSEYSGVNSQFFGGVLYSVANANQIKKDIKLTLGFASGVLLLLLIFYYKRTYIPLILFIPSIIGGTTAIAVLYVFKGSISAISVGIGAILLGISLDYALHILTHYKNNNDLDHLYKDVTVPILMSSSTTAVAFLCLLFVKSEAMNDLGIFAAISVLVASLVALILIPILYKVPKEKLTVKETFIDKIAGIAYHKKLPLVIIILGLFVFSLFYFTKVQFNNDLSAINFEPIEIKQAEKEVQAIAGNAAKSIYLVTYGITTDEALEANNELYEKLSLLKKSGELEEFSSIGGVVLSTNTQLEKIKKWKEFWTEERQEFLKKTLVAESSEFGFRPESFESLYHQISKDFDPIYLDDYRNTKTLYLDDFLASKQDLATVTTSINLNSEKAEDILSTLKESKNVVVIDRKQISQGFLGNLKSDFNQLISYSILAVFLILLLSYRSFVLSFFTLLPIGISWVIALGMMAFFNIEFNILNIIISTFIFGLGLDYSIFITNAFLKEYEFGTKVLKTCRISILLSVFTTLLGIGALFFAKHPALKSISIVSIIGVFSAVSVAFILQGAIFDFLFLRPREKGLAPYTALGLSINFNKNFTKDRLYFKKEIIANYRYKKAFSAVRKDFEKNRDRYLKLADLMGNENILHFYSGFGLLPIYLHFKNPGNLVTGLELDPEKLQIANNCYAAQSDRVAFKNELSENFSEFKSIVISKSNNKEFEKEIHKLVAKQVQKVIILDEAYAYQWIVDSNFEILYRQNGVILLQKMV from the coding sequence ATGTTCAACTTTAACCGGTATTTAAAGCAACATAAATTTCTCGCGATATTTTCAGGAATCCTGATTTTATCCTTGTTGATCTTTCTAGCTTCCAAGATAAGTTTGGAAGAGGATATCACCAGCCTTATTCCTGAAGGAGCACAGCAGGACATGCTTAAAAAAGTACTGGATCAAACCGAGTTTTCAGATAAAATAATCCTTACAATTTCTTCAACTTCTGAAGAGGGTTCTCCAGAGGAGCTTACTAAATATGCACAAGGTTTTATAGACAGGATAAATTCTGATCTACCAGAATACGTAAAAAACATTCAAGGAAAAGTGCCGGAGGAAGGGATCTTGGAGATTTATGATTTTGTCTATAATAATTTGCCTTTGTTTTTGAATAATTCAGATTATGAAAAAATAAATAACTGGCTGGAAATAGACACCATTCAGCAGCGCTTAAAAGACGATTATAAAAGCATTATTTCCCCAACTGGACTGGTAACCAAGGATTTTATTTTTAAAGATCCACTTTCCTTTACAAACCTTGGTTTGAAAAAACTGGAAGAATTACAAGTAGGTGACGAGTTTAAACTATATAATAGTTACCTGTTAACTAAAGATGAAAAGCATTTATTGCTCTTCCTATCTCCAACTTTTCCAGCTTCAGAAACGGATAAGAATTCCATTTTTATTGAAAAATTGAAGGAAATTCAAAATTCCTTGAATTCTGAATATTCCGGGGTGAATTCACAGTTCTTTGGAGGGGTTTTATATTCTGTTGCAAATGCAAACCAGATTAAAAAAGACATTAAACTAACACTCGGTTTTGCCAGTGGCGTACTCTTGCTGCTTTTGATTTTTTATTACAAAAGGACTTATATTCCACTAATATTATTTATTCCAAGTATCATAGGAGGAACAACTGCCATTGCAGTGTTATATGTCTTTAAAGGAAGTATTTCAGCAATTTCAGTAGGAATTGGAGCTATTTTATTGGGGATCAGTCTAGATTATGCCTTACATATTCTAACGCATTATAAGAACAACAACGACCTTGATCATTTATACAAAGATGTAACAGTTCCTATATTAATGAGCAGCAGTACAACCGCAGTTGCATTTTTATGTTTGTTGTTCGTTAAAAGTGAGGCAATGAACGATCTCGGAATATTTGCTGCAATAAGTGTGCTGGTAGCTTCTTTAGTTGCACTAATATTAATCCCTATTTTGTATAAAGTTCCAAAAGAGAAGCTTACTGTAAAAGAGACATTTATAGATAAAATTGCAGGAATAGCCTATCACAAGAAATTACCATTGGTAATTATAATCTTAGGCTTGTTTGTTTTTAGCCTTTTTTATTTTACCAAGGTTCAATTCAACAATGATCTTTCAGCGATTAATTTTGAACCTATAGAGATCAAACAAGCTGAAAAGGAAGTTCAGGCTATAGCAGGGAACGCAGCAAAATCCATCTATCTGGTTACCTATGGAATTACTACAGACGAAGCTCTGGAAGCCAATAATGAACTTTATGAGAAGCTAAGTTTGCTTAAAAAATCTGGGGAGCTTGAAGAATTTAGCAGCATTGGGGGAGTGGTGCTTTCTACAAACACTCAACTGGAGAAAATCAAAAAATGGAAAGAATTTTGGACAGAGGAACGTCAAGAATTCCTTAAAAAAACATTAGTCGCTGAATCGTCAGAATTCGGGTTTAGACCAGAGAGTTTTGAAAGCCTATATCATCAAATTTCCAAAGATTTCGATCCTATTTATCTAGATGACTATAGAAATACAAAGACCTTATATCTAGATGATTTTTTAGCTTCCAAGCAAGACCTGGCGACGGTAACTACTTCTATAAATTTAAATTCAGAAAAGGCTGAGGATATCCTCTCTACTTTAAAGGAATCCAAAAACGTAGTGGTGATAGATAGAAAACAAATAAGCCAGGGTTTTTTAGGGAATTTAAAGAGTGATTTTAATCAATTAATAAGTTACTCGATACTTGCGGTTTTTCTAATTCTTTTACTTAGCTATAGATCCTTTGTTCTAAGCTTCTTCACGCTGCTTCCCATAGGGATTAGTTGGGTGATCGCCTTAGGGATGATGGCTTTCTTCAATATTGAATTCAATATTTTAAACATTATAATTTCCACGTTTATTTTTGGATTGGGCTTGGATTATAGCATTTTCATCACCAACGCATTTTTGAAGGAATATGAATTTGGAACCAAAGTGCTTAAAACCTGCCGCATTTCCATTTTACTATCGGTATTTACCACTTTATTGGGGATTGGCGCGTTGTTCTTTGCGAAGCACCCAGCCTTGAAGTCAATTTCCATAGTTTCCATAATAGGGGTTTTTTCGGCGGTATCGGTTGCTTTTATTTTACAAGGCGCTATCTTCGATTTCCTGTTTCTTAGGCCTAGAGAGAAAGGTTTAGCACCCTATACTGCTTTAGGTTTATCTATTAATTTCAATAAAAACTTCACAAAAGATAGATTATATTTCAAGAAAGAGATTATTGCCAATTACAGGTATAAAAAAGCGTTCAGCGCAGTAAGAAAGGATTTTGAAAAGAACAGGGATCGCTACCTTAAGCTTGCAGATTTAATGGGAAATGAAAATATCCTTCATTTTTATTCAGGTTTTGGGCTACTGCCAATTTACCTACATTTCAAGAACCCTGGGAATTTGGTTACCGGATTGGAATTAGATCCTGAGAAACTCCAAATTGCAAACAATTGCTACGCAGCACAATCTGATAGGGTAGCGTTTAAAAATGAACTTTCAGAAAATTTCTCGGAATTCAAGTCGATTGTAATTTCTAAATCTAATAATAAAGAATTTGAAAAGGAAATCCATAAATTAGTTGCGAAACAAGTTCAAAAAGTGATTATTTTGGATGAAGCCTACGCTTATCAATGGATTGTAGACTCAAATTTCGAGATCCTTTACCGCCAAAATGGAGTGATCTTGCTTCAAAAAATGGTTTAA
- a CDS encoding C45 family autoproteolytic acyltransferase/hydolase, giving the protein MQSRPDISGLEKVDTLRTKHNDSLYSIGKNTLLKNKYGIWELYIEGGALERGIINGSLTRELMHKQEMAFMTKIESLVPSGGYQNFLSKMIGWFNRKIYLYIPEEYKQEIYGISRFALPKHNSFAPAYLRMLYLHGAHDIGHALQDLMLVGCTSFAAWDTNTDDGKLLLGRNFDFYAGDEFAEEKIIAFINPDEGHKFMMYTWGGMIGVVSGMNERGLTVTINAAKSKIPLIAKTPISLVAREILQYAENTEEAIAIARKREVFVSESIMIGSAAENKAILIEVSPNNFGVYEVPNSEQLICSNHFQSEEFQDDKRNSEAILESHTQYRYDRMKELLATNTSLNPEKAAAILRNKDGLLGADLGFGNEKAINQLLAHHGIIFKPEERKVWVSANPYQLGAFVAYDLDAAFNIFEKGPNLKSVMNASETISADEFIYSDEFRDYEEFRILYRKLYQLVADGKPVKTVKTEDFDKLIQLNPNYWKAYALAGDYYFQQKKYKKAIINFKQAKKREVTTLTDLNYLEKMIAKSIRKL; this is encoded by the coding sequence ATGCAGAGCAGACCCGATATTTCTGGGTTGGAAAAGGTAGATACGCTTAGAACCAAACATAACGACAGTCTTTATTCCATAGGAAAAAACACACTTCTAAAGAACAAATATGGGATCTGGGAATTATATATAGAAGGAGGTGCCCTGGAACGGGGGATTATAAATGGCTCCCTTACCCGCGAGTTAATGCATAAGCAGGAAATGGCATTTATGACCAAGATAGAATCCTTGGTGCCCTCTGGTGGTTATCAGAATTTTTTAAGCAAAATGATAGGTTGGTTTAATCGGAAAATCTATTTGTATATCCCAGAGGAATACAAGCAAGAAATTTATGGAATCTCAAGATTTGCATTGCCAAAACACAATTCTTTTGCTCCTGCTTACCTACGAATGCTGTATTTACATGGAGCGCACGATATTGGCCATGCCTTGCAAGACCTTATGCTTGTTGGATGCACCTCTTTTGCTGCTTGGGACACGAATACCGATGACGGAAAATTATTGTTGGGCAGGAATTTTGATTTTTATGCCGGAGATGAGTTTGCAGAAGAAAAGATAATAGCCTTTATAAACCCGGATGAAGGTCATAAATTTATGATGTACACATGGGGAGGAATGATTGGAGTAGTGAGCGGTATGAACGAAAGAGGCCTTACCGTTACCATAAATGCAGCAAAATCCAAGATTCCGTTGATTGCTAAAACACCTATTTCACTAGTGGCAAGAGAAATCCTTCAATATGCTGAAAACACAGAGGAGGCCATTGCAATCGCTCGAAAAAGGGAGGTTTTTGTTTCTGAATCCATTATGATTGGAAGTGCTGCGGAAAACAAGGCGATCTTAATTGAAGTCTCCCCGAATAATTTTGGGGTTTATGAAGTGCCAAATTCAGAGCAGCTAATTTGTAGCAATCATTTTCAGAGCGAGGAATTTCAGGACGACAAAAGAAATTCTGAAGCAATTTTGGAAAGTCATACCCAGTATAGATATGATAGAATGAAGGAATTATTAGCTACGAATACTTCTTTGAACCCAGAAAAGGCAGCCGCAATATTGAGAAACAAAGATGGTCTTTTAGGTGCCGATTTAGGTTTTGGAAATGAGAAAGCAATCAATCAGCTTCTTGCGCACCATGGCATTATTTTTAAACCTGAAGAAAGAAAAGTATGGGTGAGCGCAAATCCTTACCAGTTGGGGGCTTTTGTGGCTTATGATCTTGATGCTGCTTTTAATATTTTTGAAAAAGGTCCTAATCTAAAAAGTGTGATGAATGCCTCGGAAACTATTTCTGCTGATGAATTTATCTATTCAGATGAGTTTAGGGATTATGAAGAATTCAGGATTTTATACAGAAAACTCTATCAGTTAGTGGCAGATGGAAAACCTGTAAAAACTGTAAAAACTGAAGATTTCGATAAATTGATTCAGTTAAACCCAAATTATTGGAAAGCATATGCCTTGGCTGGGGATTATTATTTTCAGCAAAAAAAGTATAAAAAAGCAATTATAAATTTTAAACAAGCTAAAAAGAGGGAAGTGACTACCTTAACAGACC